A stretch of Streptococcus chenjunshii DNA encodes these proteins:
- the rlmH gene encoding 23S rRNA (pseudouridine(1915)-N(3))-methyltransferase RlmH, translating to MKVKLIAVGKLKENYLREGVSEYIKRLNAFAKIEIIELADEQTPNKASQAEKQKILDKEAKRILAKLGSRDYVVALAIEGKQLSSEAFSQLFETFALKGYSDISFVIGGSLGLAPVVKSRADLLISFGLLTLPHQLMRLVLAEQIYRAFMIQQGRPYHK from the coding sequence ATGAAAGTAAAACTGATTGCTGTCGGCAAACTTAAAGAAAATTACCTTAGAGAGGGAGTTTCTGAGTATATAAAGCGTTTGAATGCTTTTGCGAAGATTGAAATAATAGAGCTTGCTGATGAACAAACGCCCAATAAAGCCAGTCAAGCTGAAAAACAGAAAATTTTAGACAAGGAAGCTAAAAGAATTCTTGCAAAACTAGGCAGCCGAGACTACGTTGTTGCTTTAGCTATAGAAGGAAAGCAGCTTTCTTCAGAAGCCTTCAGCCAGCTTTTTGAAACCTTTGCTTTAAAGGGGTATTCTGATATTTCATTTGTTATCGGCGGAAGTTTAGGCTTGGCTCCCGTTGTTAAGAGCAGAGCTGATTTATTAATAAGTTTTGGTTTGCTTACTTTACCGCATCAGCTGATGCGATTGGTATTGGCAGAACAAATTTATCGTGCTTTCATGATTCAGCAGGGAAGGCCTTATCATAAATAA